One segment of Setaria viridis chromosome 4, Setaria_viridis_v4.0, whole genome shotgun sequence DNA contains the following:
- the LOC117853073 gene encoding alpha-1,3-arabinosyltransferase XAT3, giving the protein MKSGERPKLVRGLRQDSRRFRLLVIVVGFFLVSLTFVVISKPDAILFNLNGKLPVDQAPTSILIKQKVNSPPATSRKTSTDALPGGDPRVVDDEADVRPKGTKGEEEESRVLSEPDPTSGMTEHTPNKDGSGRKSDEETLGGGGDGEGKRKEGEERGHAAEKHKVTLPTVSNYTIHDTEDTENGKQDDGSSDLQGSKPLCDFSNFRANVCEMRGDVRVHPNATSIMFMEPAGSRRDELWKIKPYPRKGDEFCLSHITELTVKSSKVAPECTRYHDVPAVIFSLTGYTGNLFHDFTDVMVPLFTTASEFNGEVQFLITDMALWWTIKYQTVLQKLSKYPVIDFSKDDQVHCFKHVIVGLHAYMEFTIDSSKAPHNYSMVDFNRFMRGAYSLGRDTVTVLGEYPKVKPRLLIIKRHRTRMFLNLDEIIAMAEDLGFEVVIDEANVSSDISKFARLVNTVDVMMGVHGAGLTNCVFLPQNATLIQIVPWGGLEWVSRTDFGNPAELMGLHYKQYSIGVDESSLTEQYPRDHEIFKNPIAFHKHGFDFIRQTFMDKQNVKLDCKRFRPILLEALDNLNP; this is encoded by the exons ATGAAATCCGGGGAGCGGCCGAAGCTGGTGCGGGGCCTCCGGCAGGACTCGCGGCGGTTCCGGCTGCTGGTCATCGTCGTCGGCTTCTTCCTCGTCTCGCTCACCTTCGTCGTCATCTCCAAGCCCGACGCCATCCTCTTCAACC TGAACGGCAAGCTGCCGGTGGACCAGGCGCCGACGTCCATCCTGATCAAGCAGAAGGTCAACTCGCCGCCAGCCACCTCACGGAAGACCTCCACCGACGCTCTCC CAGGTGGAGATCCTAGAGTTGTCGACGACGAAGCCGATGTGAGACCAAAAG GAACCAAaggcgaggaagaggagagcCGGGTGCTGAGCGAGCCCGACCCGACCAGCGGGATGACGGAGCATACCCCCAACAAGGACGGGAGCGGCCGGAAATCCGACGAGGAGACGTTAG GCGGCGGAGGTGACGGCGAGGGGAAAAggaaggagggggaggagcgtgggcacgcggcggagaagcacAAAGTCACGCTCCCAACCGTTTCCAATTACACCATTCATGACACCGAGGACACCGAAAATGGCAAGCAAGACGACG GTAGTTCCGATCTGCAGGGGAGCAAGCCCCTGTGTGACTTCTCAAACTTTAGAGCAAATGTGTGCGAGATGCGTGGTGATGTTAGAGTTCACCCAAATGCTACCTCCATTATGTTCATGGAGCCCGCCGGTTCACGGAGAGACGAGCTGTGGAAAATCAAGCCATACCCTCGGAAAGGGGACGAGTTCTGCCTCAGCCATATCACAGAGCTGACAGTGAAATCAAGCAAAGTGGCCCCGGAGTGCACCAGGTACCACGATGTGCCTGCTGTGATCTTTTCACTGACAGGGTACACCGGAAATCTGTTCCATGACTTCACCGACGTGATGGTCCCCCTTTTCACGACCGCAAGCGAGTTCAATGGTGAAGTTCAGTTCCTCATAACAGACATGGCGCTTTGGTGGACAATCAAGTATCAGACTGTGCTCCAGAAGCTGTCCAAGTACCCTGTGATTGATTTCAGCAAGGATGACCAGGTGCATTGCTTCAAGCATGTCATCGTCGGCCTGCATGCTTACATGGAGTTCACGATTGACTCGTCCAAGGCCCCGCACAACTATTCTATGGTTGATTTCAACAGATTCATGCGCGGAGCTTACTCGCTAGGCAGGGACACCGTTACCGTGCTTGGAGAGTACCCTAAGGTCAAGCCAAGATTGCTCATCATCAAGAGGCACCGTACAAGGATGTTCCTCAACCTCGACGAGATCATTGCAATGGCAGAGGACCTCGGCTTTGAAGTGGTGATCGATGAGGCCAATGTGAGCTCTGACATCTCCAAGTTCGCCAGGCTGGTTAACACGGTCGACGTGATGATGGGAGTCCATGGGGCTGGGCTCACAAACTGTGTGTTCCTGCCACAGAATGCCACGCTGATTCAGATCGTGCCATGGGGAGGGCTGGAATGGGTATCCCGCACCGATTTCGGCAATCCAGCGGAGCTCATGGGCCTGCACTACAAACAATACAGTATCGGCGTTGATGAGAGCAGCCTCACGGAGCAATACCCAAGGGACCATGAGATCTTCAAGAACCCTATTGCGTTCCATAAGCATGGGTTCGACTTCATCAGGCAGACTTTCATGGACAAGCAGAACGTGAAGCTGGATTGCAAGAGGTTCAGGCCTATTCTCTTGGAGGCACTGGACAATCTCAACCCGTAA